A single region of the Oleispira antarctica RB-8 genome encodes:
- the dnaA gene encoding Chromosomal replication initiator protein dnaA: MAEALWNRCLDYLQDELPSQQYNTWIRPLQVEAEGDSILLRAPNRFVKDWVKDKYLHRIHEIICEINDGCMIEVEVAIGGAKAKPAPTPMPKLPVKKPAPLKTASINRKPSFVMDTLEEDANAPMQGSLDIEQATLPVAKTNRTAANSAFPGFGSSSARPTGRREVQVEGGIQHQSFLNKTFTFDTFVEGKSNQLAHAAAQQVAENAGGSYNPLFIYGGVGLGKTHLMHAVGNHMQQKDTNAQVLYVHSERFVQDMVKALQLNAINEFKRFYRSLDALLIDDIQFFAGKERSQEEFFHTFNALLEGGQQMILTCDRYPREINGLEERLKSRFGWGLTVAVEPPELETRVAILLKKADQANVNLPDDAAFFIAQKIRSNVRELEGALKRVIANSHFTGSEITLPFIKESLKDLLALQDRQVSIDNIQRTVAEYYKLKLSDLLSKRRTRSIARPRQVAMALSKELTNHSLPEIGEAFGGRDHTTVLHGCRKIKELQETMADIREDYKNLMRSLTT; this comes from the coding sequence GTGGCTGAGGCGCTCTGGAACCGCTGTTTGGATTATTTGCAGGATGAACTGCCTTCACAGCAATACAATACTTGGATACGTCCACTGCAAGTTGAAGCAGAGGGTGATAGCATTTTATTGCGTGCACCAAACCGCTTTGTTAAGGATTGGGTGAAAGATAAATATCTTCATCGAATTCATGAAATTATCTGTGAAATCAATGACGGTTGTATGATCGAGGTTGAAGTAGCAATAGGCGGAGCAAAAGCAAAGCCTGCACCTACCCCCATGCCTAAATTACCGGTAAAAAAACCTGCGCCTTTAAAAACGGCTTCTATTAATAGAAAGCCATCTTTTGTGATGGATACATTAGAAGAAGATGCCAATGCGCCGATGCAAGGTTCTTTGGATATAGAACAAGCAACGTTACCTGTAGCCAAAACCAATAGAACAGCGGCTAATTCTGCTTTTCCTGGTTTTGGTTCATCCAGTGCTAGGCCAACCGGTAGACGTGAAGTTCAAGTCGAAGGCGGCATTCAGCATCAAAGTTTTCTTAATAAAACGTTTACCTTTGATACCTTTGTAGAAGGTAAATCAAATCAACTGGCTCATGCGGCCGCTCAGCAAGTTGCAGAAAACGCTGGCGGTTCTTACAACCCACTGTTTATATACGGTGGTGTTGGCTTAGGTAAAACACACTTGATGCATGCTGTGGGCAACCACATGCAGCAGAAAGATACCAATGCTCAGGTTCTGTACGTTCACTCAGAGCGTTTTGTGCAAGATATGGTGAAAGCGTTACAGTTGAATGCTATTAACGAATTTAAGCGCTTCTACCGCAGTCTTGATGCTTTGTTAATTGATGATATTCAGTTTTTCGCGGGTAAAGAACGTTCACAAGAAGAGTTTTTCCATACTTTTAATGCATTATTAGAAGGTGGCCAGCAGATGATTTTAACGTGTGATCGTTATCCACGTGAAATCAATGGTTTAGAAGAACGTTTAAAGAGTCGCTTTGGCTGGGGATTAACCGTTGCGGTTGAACCCCCTGAGCTAGAAACCCGTGTTGCTATACTATTAAAGAAAGCCGATCAGGCGAATGTCAATTTGCCTGACGATGCAGCTTTCTTTATTGCACAAAAGATTCGCTCCAACGTCCGTGAACTTGAAGGCGCGCTCAAACGAGTGATTGCGAACTCGCATTTTACCGGCAGTGAGATTACTCTACCCTTTATTAAAGAATCTTTAAAAGATTTACTGGCCTTGCAAGACAGACAGGTTAGTATTGATAATATTCAGAGAACTGTTGCAGAATACTATAAACTTAAGCTCTCAGACTTGTTATCCAAGCGTCGGACGCGATCTATTGCCCGACCAAGACAAGTCGCCATGGCGTTAAGTAAAGAATTAACCAATCATAGCCTTCCCGAAATCGGTGAAGCCTTTGGTGGACGAGATCATACGACAGTCTTACATGGCTGTCGTAAGATAAAAGAATTACAAGAAACAATGGCGGACATTAGGGAAGATTATAAAAACCTAATGCGCTCACTAACAACCTAG